From Phragmites australis chromosome 5, lpPhrAust1.1, whole genome shotgun sequence, a single genomic window includes:
- the LOC133917598 gene encoding uncharacterized protein LOC133917598 isoform X1, whose translation MDAGDHDTSIDHDFFLQGLTGDYGPFDTSATGDDGPDGEPPVGSHPDPGDAAAVPSSGSTSVHTLASSGSKRSRAGTSKVWQDFERIYKEKDGVSVRYARCYICKNELSAKPSGGTGHLKRHAISCKRKSGAAMKQTVLQYNPDGSVHHWEYDSANARKELCRFIARADLPLNIAYKQYCVAMGVRPRKFALDMPVRWNSTFFMLKNIIPYKSTFGVFIHTHYHQHGGQTLLTEAHWYVAERILEFLEFFYDSTVSLSGVYYPTSCLVVHKLLKLLLI comes from the exons atggatgccggtgatcatgatacatccatagatcatgatttttttctccaaggactcacaggggactacggcccctttgatactagtgctacaggtgatgatggacccgacggtgaacctccggttggttcacatccagatccaggtgatgcagcagcagttccatcgtcaggctctacaagtgtgcacacattagcaagcagcgggtctaaaagatcaagagccggtacttccaaagtttggcaagactttgaaaggatctacaaagagaaagatggggtaagtgtcaggtatgctaggtgttatatttgtaaaaatgaattatctgcaaagccctcgggtggaacggggcacttgaagagacacgccataagttgcaagcgaaagagtggagcagccatgaagcagacggtgttgcagtacaaccccgacggctctgttcatcattgggagtacgactctgccaatgctcgaaaagagctatgtcgcttcattgcaagagcggatctaccactcaatatcg catataaacagtattgtgttgcaatgggtgtgcgtccacgtaagtttgctctggacatgccggtgagatggaactctactttttttatgcttaaaaatattataccatataagagcacatttggtgtgtttattcatacacattaccatcagcatgggggtcaaactttactcacggaagcgcattggtatgttgctgaaaggatactggagtttcttgaatttttttatgattcaactgtgagtttatcaggagtttattatccaacatcttgtttagtagtgcataaattgttaaaattgctactcatttaa
- the LOC133917598 gene encoding uncharacterized protein LOC133917598 isoform X2, with the protein MDAGDHDTSIDHDFFLQGLTGDYGPFDTSATGDDGPDGEPPVGSHPDPGDAAAVPSSGSTSVHTLASSGSKRSRAGTSKVWQDFERIYKEKDGVSVRYARCYICKNELSAKPSGGTGHLKRHAISCKRKSGAAMKQTVLQYNPDGSVHHWEYDSANARKELCRFIARADLPLNIGSSSRSSDSSS; encoded by the exons atggatgccggtgatcatgatacatccatagatcatgatttttttctccaaggactcacaggggactacggcccctttgatactagtgctacaggtgatgatggacccgacggtgaacctccggttggttcacatccagatccaggtgatgcagcagcagttccatcgtcaggctctacaagtgtgcacacattagcaagcagcgggtctaaaagatcaagagccggtacttccaaagtttggcaagactttgaaaggatctacaaagagaaagatggggtaagtgtcaggtatgctaggtgttatatttgtaaaaatgaattatctgcaaagccctcgggtggaacggggcacttgaagagacacgccataagttgcaagcgaaagagtggagcagccatgaagcagacggtgttgcagtacaaccccgacggctctgttcatcattgggagtacgactctgccaatgctcgaaaagagctatgtcgcttcattgcaagagcggatctaccactcaatatcg gttcttcatcaagaagttcagactcttcgtcatga